A genomic window from Chanodichthys erythropterus isolate Z2021 chromosome 1, ASM2448905v1, whole genome shotgun sequence includes:
- the g3bp1 gene encoding ras GTPase-activating protein-binding protein 1 isoform X4 has translation MVMEKPSAQLVGREFVRQYYTLLNQAPDYLHRFYGKNSSYVHGGLDNNGKPAEAVYGQSEIHKKVMALSFRDCHTKIRHVDAHATLNEGVVVQVLGELSNNMQPMRKFMQTFVLAPEGTVANKFYVHNDIFRYQDEVFGDSDSEPPEESEEDVEDLERVHSPEVVQEESAGYYEQTPCVEPEGPQEEVSVTPEPQPEPEAEVEPEPAAVELKPEPVSQPEVHVEEKTQRSSPSPTPADTTPTMPEDNRPSSWASVTSKNLPPGGVVPATGVPPHVVRVPSTQPRVEVKAETQTTAQRPQRDQRPRDQRPGPAPAQRTSRPGVREGESGESEVRRTVRYPDSHQLFVGNVPHDVDKNELKEFFEQYGTVLELRINSGGKLPNFGFVVFDDSEPVQKILSNRPIKLRGDVRLNVEEKKTRSAREGDRRDIRPRGPPGGPRDRIGGSRGPPARGGMAQKPSFGAGRGTGPSEGRYAGPRQ, from the exons ATGGTGATGGAGAAGCCAAGTGCCCAGCTTGTCGGGCGAGAGTTTGTCCGACAGTACTACACCCTGCTGAACCAGGCTCCTGACTACCTGCACAG GTTTTATGGCAAGAACTCCTCTTATGTACACGGTGGTCTGGATAATAACGGCAAACCAGCGGAAGCAGTCTATGGGCAGtct GAAATCCATAAGAAGGTGATGGCTCTCAGCTTCCGTGATTGTCACACTAAGATCAGGCACGTCGATGCCCATGCCACCCTGAATGAGGGAGTGGTGGTGCAAGTGTTGGGGGAGCTGTCCAATAACATGCAGCCCATGAGGAAGTTCATGCAGACGTTTGTTCTAGCACCTGAG GGTACCGTTGCAAATAAGTTCTATGTACACAACGATATCTTCCGGTACCAGGATGAAGTGTTTGGGGACTCGGACTCAGAACCTCCTGAGG AGTCTGAGGAGGACGTGGAGGATCTGGAGCGAGTGCACTCACCTGAGGTGGTCCAGGAGGAGTCTGCTGGATACTACGAACAGACACCTTG CGTGGAGCCCGAGGGGCCGCAAGAAGAGGTGTCCGTAACTCCagagccccagcctgagccagAAGCAGAGGTGGAGCCTGAGCCAGCAGCTGTGGAGCTAAAACCAGAGCCCGTCAGCCAGCCTGAGGTTCATGTTGAGGAAAAGACTCAGAGGTCTTCCCCTTCGCCCACACCTGCTGACACCACACCCACCATGCCAGAGGACAACCGG CCATCTTCATGGGCTTCAGTCACTAGCAAGAATCTCCCACCGGGAGGAGTGGTCCCTGCCACAGGAGTCCCTCCACATGTTGTCCGAGTCCCATCTACGCAG CCACGTGTAGAGGTGAAAGCAGAAACGCAGACCACAGCACAGAGACCCCAGAGAGACCAGAGACCACGTGACCAGAGACCAGGACCCGCTCCAGCTCAAAGAACATCGAGACCAGGAG TGAGGGAGGGTGAGAGCGGAGAGTCAGAGGTGCGGCGGACGGTCCGGTATCCCGACAGCCACCAACTCTTTGTTGGAAACGTACCTCACGATGTGGATAAGAACGAGCTCAAGGAATTCTTTGAAC AGTACGGCACTGTCCTTGAGCTGAGAATCAACAGCGGCGGAAAGCTGCCCAACTTTGGATTTGTGGTATTTGATGATTCTGAGCCCGTGCAGAAGATCCTCAGTAACCGG CCCATTAAACTGCGAGGAGATGTTCGGCTGAACGTAGAGGAAAAGAAGACCCGCTCGGCCCGTGAAGGTGACAGGCGGGACATCCGCCCCAGAGGCCCCCCGGGGGGACCGCGTGACAGGATAGGCGGGTCAAGGGGACCGCCCGCCCGTGGAGGCATGGCTCAGAAACCCAGTTTCGGAGCCGGTCGAGGCACAGGACCCAGCGAGGGCCGCTACGCAGGACCACGTCAGTGA
- the g3bp1 gene encoding ras GTPase-activating protein-binding protein 1 isoform X2, translated as MVMEKPSAQLVGREFVRQYYTLLNQAPDYLHRFYGKNSSYVHGGLDNNGKPAEAVYGQSEIHKKVMALSFRDCHTKIRHVDAHATLNEGVVVQVLGELSNNMQPMRKFMQTFVLAPEGTVANKFYVHNDIFRYQDEVFGDSDSEPPEESEEDVEDLERVHSPEVVQEESAGYYEQTPCVEPEGPQEEVSVTPEPQPEPEAEVEPEPAAVELKPEPVSQPEVHVEEKTQRSSPSPTPADTTPTMPEDNRPSSWASVTSKNLPPGGVVPATGVPPHVVRVPSTQPRVEVKAETQTTAQRPQRDQRPRDQRPGPAPAQRTSRPGGVQKCSESMREGESGESEVRRTVRYPDSHQLFVGNVPHDVDKNELKEFFEQYGTVLELRINSGGKLPNFGFVVFDDSEPVQKILSNRPIKLRGDVRLNVEEKKTRSAREGDRRDIRPRGPPGGPRDRIGGSRGPPARGGMAQKPSFGAGRGTGPSEGRYAGPRQ; from the exons ATGGTGATGGAGAAGCCAAGTGCCCAGCTTGTCGGGCGAGAGTTTGTCCGACAGTACTACACCCTGCTGAACCAGGCTCCTGACTACCTGCACAG GTTTTATGGCAAGAACTCCTCTTATGTACACGGTGGTCTGGATAATAACGGCAAACCAGCGGAAGCAGTCTATGGGCAGtct GAAATCCATAAGAAGGTGATGGCTCTCAGCTTCCGTGATTGTCACACTAAGATCAGGCACGTCGATGCCCATGCCACCCTGAATGAGGGAGTGGTGGTGCAAGTGTTGGGGGAGCTGTCCAATAACATGCAGCCCATGAGGAAGTTCATGCAGACGTTTGTTCTAGCACCTGAG GGTACCGTTGCAAATAAGTTCTATGTACACAACGATATCTTCCGGTACCAGGATGAAGTGTTTGGGGACTCGGACTCAGAACCTCCTGAGG AGTCTGAGGAGGACGTGGAGGATCTGGAGCGAGTGCACTCACCTGAGGTGGTCCAGGAGGAGTCTGCTGGATACTACGAACAGACACCTTG CGTGGAGCCCGAGGGGCCGCAAGAAGAGGTGTCCGTAACTCCagagccccagcctgagccagAAGCAGAGGTGGAGCCTGAGCCAGCAGCTGTGGAGCTAAAACCAGAGCCCGTCAGCCAGCCTGAGGTTCATGTTGAGGAAAAGACTCAGAGGTCTTCCCCTTCGCCCACACCTGCTGACACCACACCCACCATGCCAGAGGACAACCGG CCATCTTCATGGGCTTCAGTCACTAGCAAGAATCTCCCACCGGGAGGAGTGGTCCCTGCCACAGGAGTCCCTCCACATGTTGTCCGAGTCCCATCTACGCAG CCACGTGTAGAGGTGAAAGCAGAAACGCAGACCACAGCACAGAGACCCCAGAGAGACCAGAGACCACGTGACCAGAGACCAGGACCCGCTCCAGCTCAAAGAACATCGAGACCAGGAGGTGTGCAAAAGTGTAGTGAATCTA TGAGGGAGGGTGAGAGCGGAGAGTCAGAGGTGCGGCGGACGGTCCGGTATCCCGACAGCCACCAACTCTTTGTTGGAAACGTACCTCACGATGTGGATAAGAACGAGCTCAAGGAATTCTTTGAAC AGTACGGCACTGTCCTTGAGCTGAGAATCAACAGCGGCGGAAAGCTGCCCAACTTTGGATTTGTGGTATTTGATGATTCTGAGCCCGTGCAGAAGATCCTCAGTAACCGG CCCATTAAACTGCGAGGAGATGTTCGGCTGAACGTAGAGGAAAAGAAGACCCGCTCGGCCCGTGAAGGTGACAGGCGGGACATCCGCCCCAGAGGCCCCCCGGGGGGACCGCGTGACAGGATAGGCGGGTCAAGGGGACCGCCCGCCCGTGGAGGCATGGCTCAGAAACCCAGTTTCGGAGCCGGTCGAGGCACAGGACCCAGCGAGGGCCGCTACGCAGGACCACGTCAGTGA
- the g3bp1 gene encoding ras GTPase-activating protein-binding protein 1 isoform X3, producing the protein MVMEKPSAQLVGREFVRQYYTLLNQAPDYLHRFYGKNSSYVHGGLDNNGKPAEAVYGQSEIHKKVMALSFRDCHTKIRHVDAHATLNEGVVVQVLGELSNNMQPMRKFMQTFVLAPEGTVANKFYVHNDIFRYQDEVFGDSDSEPPEESEEDVEDLERVHSPEVVQEESAGYYEQTPCVEPEGPQEEVSVTPEPQPEPEAEVEPEPAAVELKPEPVSQPEVHVEEKTQRSSPSPTPADTTPTMPEDNRPSSWASVTSKNLPPGGVVPATGVPPHVVRVPSTQPRVEVKAETQTTAQRPQRDQRPRDQRPGPAPAQRTSRPGAVREGESGESEVRRTVRYPDSHQLFVGNVPHDVDKNELKEFFEQYGTVLELRINSGGKLPNFGFVVFDDSEPVQKILSNRPIKLRGDVRLNVEEKKTRSAREGDRRDIRPRGPPGGPRDRIGGSRGPPARGGMAQKPSFGAGRGTGPSEGRYAGPRQ; encoded by the exons ATGGTGATGGAGAAGCCAAGTGCCCAGCTTGTCGGGCGAGAGTTTGTCCGACAGTACTACACCCTGCTGAACCAGGCTCCTGACTACCTGCACAG GTTTTATGGCAAGAACTCCTCTTATGTACACGGTGGTCTGGATAATAACGGCAAACCAGCGGAAGCAGTCTATGGGCAGtct GAAATCCATAAGAAGGTGATGGCTCTCAGCTTCCGTGATTGTCACACTAAGATCAGGCACGTCGATGCCCATGCCACCCTGAATGAGGGAGTGGTGGTGCAAGTGTTGGGGGAGCTGTCCAATAACATGCAGCCCATGAGGAAGTTCATGCAGACGTTTGTTCTAGCACCTGAG GGTACCGTTGCAAATAAGTTCTATGTACACAACGATATCTTCCGGTACCAGGATGAAGTGTTTGGGGACTCGGACTCAGAACCTCCTGAGG AGTCTGAGGAGGACGTGGAGGATCTGGAGCGAGTGCACTCACCTGAGGTGGTCCAGGAGGAGTCTGCTGGATACTACGAACAGACACCTTG CGTGGAGCCCGAGGGGCCGCAAGAAGAGGTGTCCGTAACTCCagagccccagcctgagccagAAGCAGAGGTGGAGCCTGAGCCAGCAGCTGTGGAGCTAAAACCAGAGCCCGTCAGCCAGCCTGAGGTTCATGTTGAGGAAAAGACTCAGAGGTCTTCCCCTTCGCCCACACCTGCTGACACCACACCCACCATGCCAGAGGACAACCGG CCATCTTCATGGGCTTCAGTCACTAGCAAGAATCTCCCACCGGGAGGAGTGGTCCCTGCCACAGGAGTCCCTCCACATGTTGTCCGAGTCCCATCTACGCAG CCACGTGTAGAGGTGAAAGCAGAAACGCAGACCACAGCACAGAGACCCCAGAGAGACCAGAGACCACGTGACCAGAGACCAGGACCCGCTCCAGCTCAAAGAACATCGAGACCAGGAG CAGTGAGGGAGGGTGAGAGCGGAGAGTCAGAGGTGCGGCGGACGGTCCGGTATCCCGACAGCCACCAACTCTTTGTTGGAAACGTACCTCACGATGTGGATAAGAACGAGCTCAAGGAATTCTTTGAAC AGTACGGCACTGTCCTTGAGCTGAGAATCAACAGCGGCGGAAAGCTGCCCAACTTTGGATTTGTGGTATTTGATGATTCTGAGCCCGTGCAGAAGATCCTCAGTAACCGG CCCATTAAACTGCGAGGAGATGTTCGGCTGAACGTAGAGGAAAAGAAGACCCGCTCGGCCCGTGAAGGTGACAGGCGGGACATCCGCCCCAGAGGCCCCCCGGGGGGACCGCGTGACAGGATAGGCGGGTCAAGGGGACCGCCCGCCCGTGGAGGCATGGCTCAGAAACCCAGTTTCGGAGCCGGTCGAGGCACAGGACCCAGCGAGGGCCGCTACGCAGGACCACGTCAGTGA
- the g3bp1 gene encoding ras GTPase-activating protein-binding protein 1 isoform X1 has protein sequence MVMEKPSAQLVGREFVRQYYTLLNQAPDYLHRFYGKNSSYVHGGLDNNGKPAEAVYGQSEIHKKVMALSFRDCHTKIRHVDAHATLNEGVVVQVLGELSNNMQPMRKFMQTFVLAPEGTVANKFYVHNDIFRYQDEVFGDSDSEPPEESEEDVEDLERVHSPEVVQEESAGYYEQTPCVEPEGPQEEVSVTPEPQPEPEAEVEPEPAAVELKPEPVSQPEVHVEEKTQRSSPSPTPADTTPTMPEDNRPSSWASVTSKNLPPGGVVPATGVPPHVVRVPSTQPRVEVKAETQTTAQRPQRDQRPRDQRPGPAPAQRTSRPGGVQKCSESTVREGESGESEVRRTVRYPDSHQLFVGNVPHDVDKNELKEFFEQYGTVLELRINSGGKLPNFGFVVFDDSEPVQKILSNRPIKLRGDVRLNVEEKKTRSAREGDRRDIRPRGPPGGPRDRIGGSRGPPARGGMAQKPSFGAGRGTGPSEGRYAGPRQ, from the exons ATGGTGATGGAGAAGCCAAGTGCCCAGCTTGTCGGGCGAGAGTTTGTCCGACAGTACTACACCCTGCTGAACCAGGCTCCTGACTACCTGCACAG GTTTTATGGCAAGAACTCCTCTTATGTACACGGTGGTCTGGATAATAACGGCAAACCAGCGGAAGCAGTCTATGGGCAGtct GAAATCCATAAGAAGGTGATGGCTCTCAGCTTCCGTGATTGTCACACTAAGATCAGGCACGTCGATGCCCATGCCACCCTGAATGAGGGAGTGGTGGTGCAAGTGTTGGGGGAGCTGTCCAATAACATGCAGCCCATGAGGAAGTTCATGCAGACGTTTGTTCTAGCACCTGAG GGTACCGTTGCAAATAAGTTCTATGTACACAACGATATCTTCCGGTACCAGGATGAAGTGTTTGGGGACTCGGACTCAGAACCTCCTGAGG AGTCTGAGGAGGACGTGGAGGATCTGGAGCGAGTGCACTCACCTGAGGTGGTCCAGGAGGAGTCTGCTGGATACTACGAACAGACACCTTG CGTGGAGCCCGAGGGGCCGCAAGAAGAGGTGTCCGTAACTCCagagccccagcctgagccagAAGCAGAGGTGGAGCCTGAGCCAGCAGCTGTGGAGCTAAAACCAGAGCCCGTCAGCCAGCCTGAGGTTCATGTTGAGGAAAAGACTCAGAGGTCTTCCCCTTCGCCCACACCTGCTGACACCACACCCACCATGCCAGAGGACAACCGG CCATCTTCATGGGCTTCAGTCACTAGCAAGAATCTCCCACCGGGAGGAGTGGTCCCTGCCACAGGAGTCCCTCCACATGTTGTCCGAGTCCCATCTACGCAG CCACGTGTAGAGGTGAAAGCAGAAACGCAGACCACAGCACAGAGACCCCAGAGAGACCAGAGACCACGTGACCAGAGACCAGGACCCGCTCCAGCTCAAAGAACATCGAGACCAGGAGGTGTGCAAAAGTGTAGTGAATCTA CAGTGAGGGAGGGTGAGAGCGGAGAGTCAGAGGTGCGGCGGACGGTCCGGTATCCCGACAGCCACCAACTCTTTGTTGGAAACGTACCTCACGATGTGGATAAGAACGAGCTCAAGGAATTCTTTGAAC AGTACGGCACTGTCCTTGAGCTGAGAATCAACAGCGGCGGAAAGCTGCCCAACTTTGGATTTGTGGTATTTGATGATTCTGAGCCCGTGCAGAAGATCCTCAGTAACCGG CCCATTAAACTGCGAGGAGATGTTCGGCTGAACGTAGAGGAAAAGAAGACCCGCTCGGCCCGTGAAGGTGACAGGCGGGACATCCGCCCCAGAGGCCCCCCGGGGGGACCGCGTGACAGGATAGGCGGGTCAAGGGGACCGCCCGCCCGTGGAGGCATGGCTCAGAAACCCAGTTTCGGAGCCGGTCGAGGCACAGGACCCAGCGAGGGCCGCTACGCAGGACCACGTCAGTGA
- the sparc gene encoding SPARC isoform X1 has protein sequence MRVWIFFLFCLAGKTLAAPTEEEPVVEEELEVGVNPVQVETGEFDEAIEVVEDVIAEIFPADPCLNHHCKKGKVCEVDESNQPMCVCQDPLTCPAPVGDFEHVCGTDNKTYESPCHFFATKCALEGTKKGHKLHLDYIGPCKYIAPCLENELNEFPLRMRDWLKNVLVTLYERDEDNNLLTEKQKLRVKKIYENEKRLQAGDHSLDLLALDFEKNYNMYIFPVHWQFGQLDQHPVDGFLSHTELAPLRAPLIPMEHCTTNFFEQCDADQDKYIALEEWANCFGIKEQDIDKDLVI, from the exons ATGAGGGTTTGGATCTTCTTCCTGTTCTGCCTCGCTGGCAAGACTCTGGCTGCTCCA acCGAAGAGGAGCCAGTTGTTGAAGAG GAGCTGGAAGTGGGAGTCAACCCAGTCCAGGTGGAGACCGGAGAGTTTGATGAGGCCATTGAAGTTGTGGAGGATGTTATTGCGGAGA TTTTCCCTGCAGACCCCTGCCTAAACCATCACTGCAAGAAAGGCAAGGTGTGTGAGGTCGACGAAAGCAACCAGCCCATGTGTGTGTGCCAGGACCCCTTGACCTGCCCCGCCCCAGTTGGAGATTTCGAGCAT GTGTGTGGCACTGACAACAAGACCTACGAGTCCCCCTGCCACTTCTTTGCCACCAAATGCGCCCTGGAGGGCACAAAGAAAGGCCACAAGCTGCACCTGGACTACATCGGACCCTGCAAAT ACATCGCCCCCTGCTTGGAAAACGAGCTGAATGAGTTTCCTCTGCGCATGAGGGACTGGCTGAAGAACGTGCTGGTGACCCTGTACGAGCGCGATGAAGACAATAACCTGCTCACCGAGAAGCAGAAACTCAGA GTGAAGAAGATTTACGAGAACGAGAAGAGGCTGCAGGCCGGTGATCACTCTCTGGACCTTCTGGCCCTGGACTTTGAAAAGAACTACAACATGTACATTTTCCCCGTCCACTGGCAGTTTGGCCAGCTTGACCAGCACCCTGTTGACGG GTTCCTGTCTCACACCGAGCTGGCCCCTCTGCGCGCTCCTCTCATCCCAATGGAGCACTGCACCACCAACTTCTTCGAGCAGTGCGATGCTGACCAAGACAAGTACATCGCTCTCGAGGAGTGGGCCAACTGCTTTGGAATCAAAGAGC AGGACATCGACAAGGACCTTGTCATCTAA
- the sparc gene encoding SPARC isoform X2 translates to MRVWIFFLFCLAGKTLAAPTEEEPVVEEELEVGVNPVQVETGEFDEAIEVVEDVIAENPCLNHHCKKGKVCEVDESNQPMCVCQDPLTCPAPVGDFEHVCGTDNKTYESPCHFFATKCALEGTKKGHKLHLDYIGPCKYIAPCLENELNEFPLRMRDWLKNVLVTLYERDEDNNLLTEKQKLRVKKIYENEKRLQAGDHSLDLLALDFEKNYNMYIFPVHWQFGQLDQHPVDGFLSHTELAPLRAPLIPMEHCTTNFFEQCDADQDKYIALEEWANCFGIKEQDIDKDLVI, encoded by the exons ATGAGGGTTTGGATCTTCTTCCTGTTCTGCCTCGCTGGCAAGACTCTGGCTGCTCCA acCGAAGAGGAGCCAGTTGTTGAAGAG GAGCTGGAAGTGGGAGTCAACCCAGTCCAGGTGGAGACCGGAGAGTTTGATGAGGCCATTGAAGTTGTGGAGGATGTTATTGCGGAGA ACCCCTGCCTAAACCATCACTGCAAGAAAGGCAAGGTGTGTGAGGTCGACGAAAGCAACCAGCCCATGTGTGTGTGCCAGGACCCCTTGACCTGCCCCGCCCCAGTTGGAGATTTCGAGCAT GTGTGTGGCACTGACAACAAGACCTACGAGTCCCCCTGCCACTTCTTTGCCACCAAATGCGCCCTGGAGGGCACAAAGAAAGGCCACAAGCTGCACCTGGACTACATCGGACCCTGCAAAT ACATCGCCCCCTGCTTGGAAAACGAGCTGAATGAGTTTCCTCTGCGCATGAGGGACTGGCTGAAGAACGTGCTGGTGACCCTGTACGAGCGCGATGAAGACAATAACCTGCTCACCGAGAAGCAGAAACTCAGA GTGAAGAAGATTTACGAGAACGAGAAGAGGCTGCAGGCCGGTGATCACTCTCTGGACCTTCTGGCCCTGGACTTTGAAAAGAACTACAACATGTACATTTTCCCCGTCCACTGGCAGTTTGGCCAGCTTGACCAGCACCCTGTTGACGG GTTCCTGTCTCACACCGAGCTGGCCCCTCTGCGCGCTCCTCTCATCCCAATGGAGCACTGCACCACCAACTTCTTCGAGCAGTGCGATGCTGACCAAGACAAGTACATCGCTCTCGAGGAGTGGGCCAACTGCTTTGGAATCAAAGAGC AGGACATCGACAAGGACCTTGTCATCTAA